In Trifolium pratense cultivar HEN17-A07 linkage group LG7, ARS_RC_1.1, whole genome shotgun sequence, a genomic segment contains:
- the LOC123897254 gene encoding uncharacterized protein LOC123897254 isoform X2, translated as MRLVKGSKVEILVNTHVLGVEWHGARIVSGNGHTYEVEYDSSSATDKALSTRVPRKAIRPCPPAMENIGSWRVNDIVEVWNAGCWKEATVLKYITGEFFLVRLKGSCTELKVHEDNMRICQSWLNGQWIISPKGPTKSGVVNFSRNLISNNYKAMPEVQHTKDVWSPGLDASCLHQPSPSTLKRMLSHGSLHIEEYPRKKRVVVTMGESKRLKAVSTAPLLEKVDAIAYPHNNMGENYMHVSFPNQLYETKKPCNVTTHFPESIEKLDYSYSNLSSVGSCSVISGSANEFYGVTLAGACQDDEDTLRSDAESLNVEDMEESYGDMFPDPRPRDECTISTDEAESLDVDEECAILPKEVVEERIHRASVRGLHALLPMAKYDARFDSFSLCKLIGDIYQ; from the exons ATGAGATTAGTAAAAGGAAGTAAAGTGGAGATCCTTGTCAATACTCATGTACTTGGAGTGGAATGGCATGGTGCCCGTATTGTTTCCGGTAACGGGCACACTTATGAAGTTGAGTATGACTCTTCTAGTGCGACCGATAAGGCTCTTTCGACGAGAGTTCCAAGGAAAGCTATTAGACCATGCCCCCCTGCTATGGAAAATATTGGGAGTTGGAGAGTTAATGATATTGTGGAAGTATGGAATGCTGGCTGTTGGAAAGAAGCTACTGTATTGAAGTACATAACTGGAGAATTCTTTTTGGTAAGGTTGAAAGGATCTTGCACAGAGCTGAAGGTCCACGAAGATAACATGAGGATATGCCAATCATGGCTAAATGGTCAATGGATCATAAGTCCAAAG GGACCAACCAAGTCAGGAGTTGTGAATTTCAGCCGGAATTTAATTTCAAACAACTATAAGGCGATGCCCGAAGTTCAGCACACTAAAGATGTTTGGTCACCAGGATTGGATGCCAGCTGTCTCCATCAACCCTCACCTTCAACATTGAAAAGAATGCTGTCTCATGGCTCACTTCATATTGAGGAATATCCCAGAAAAAAGAGGGTTGTTGTGACTATGGGTGAGTCTAAAAGACTCAAAGCGGTATCCACTGCTCCATTGCTAGAAAAGGTAGATGCTATTGCATACCCACATAATAATATGGGTGAAAACTACATGCATGTTTCCTTTCCTAATCAATTATATGAAACGAAGAAACCTTGTAATGTTACAACACACTTTCCTGAATCCATTGAAAAACTAGATTATTCTTATAGTAATCTAAGTTCAGTTGGCAGCTGTAGTGTAATAAGCGGTAGTGCAAATGAGTTTTATGGTGTTACATTAGCAGGTGCTTGCCAAGATGATGAAGACACCCTTCGCAGTGATGCAGAATCTCTAAATGTTGAGGATATGGAAGAGTCTTATGGTGATATGTTTCCAGATCCACGCCCAAGGGACGAATGTACCATATCCACTGATGAAGCAGAATCACTAGATGTGGACGAAGAATGCGCCATTCTTCCAAAAGAGGTTGTAGAAGAAAGAATCCATAG GGCTAGTGTACGAGGCTTGCATGCCTTGCTTCCAATGGCTAAATATGATGCTAGGTTTGACTCTTTTTCTCTCTGCAAATTAATTGGTGACATCTACCAATAA
- the LOC123897254 gene encoding uncharacterized protein LOC123897254 isoform X3, which yields MRLVKGSKVEILVNTHVLGVEWHGARIVSGNGHTYEVEYDSSSATDKALSTRVPRKAIRPCPPAMENIGSWRVNDIVEVWNAGCWKEATVLKYITGEFFLVRLKGSCTELKVHEDNMRICQSWLNGQWIISPKGPTKSGVVNFSRNLISNNYKAMPEVQHTKDVWSPGLDASCLHQPSPSTLKRMLSHGSLHIEEYPRKKRVVVTMGESKRLKAVSTAPLLEKVDAIAYPHNNMGENYMHVSFPNQLYETKKPCNVTTHFPESIEKLDYSYSNLSSVGSCSVISGSANEFYGVTLAGACQDDEDTLRSDAESLNVEDMEESYGDMFPDPRPRDECTISTDEAESLDVDEECAILPKEVVEERIHRASVRGLHALLPMAKYDARHA from the exons ATGAGATTAGTAAAAGGAAGTAAAGTGGAGATCCTTGTCAATACTCATGTACTTGGAGTGGAATGGCATGGTGCCCGTATTGTTTCCGGTAACGGGCACACTTATGAAGTTGAGTATGACTCTTCTAGTGCGACCGATAAGGCTCTTTCGACGAGAGTTCCAAGGAAAGCTATTAGACCATGCCCCCCTGCTATGGAAAATATTGGGAGTTGGAGAGTTAATGATATTGTGGAAGTATGGAATGCTGGCTGTTGGAAAGAAGCTACTGTATTGAAGTACATAACTGGAGAATTCTTTTTGGTAAGGTTGAAAGGATCTTGCACAGAGCTGAAGGTCCACGAAGATAACATGAGGATATGCCAATCATGGCTAAATGGTCAATGGATCATAAGTCCAAAG GGACCAACCAAGTCAGGAGTTGTGAATTTCAGCCGGAATTTAATTTCAAACAACTATAAGGCGATGCCCGAAGTTCAGCACACTAAAGATGTTTGGTCACCAGGATTGGATGCCAGCTGTCTCCATCAACCCTCACCTTCAACATTGAAAAGAATGCTGTCTCATGGCTCACTTCATATTGAGGAATATCCCAGAAAAAAGAGGGTTGTTGTGACTATGGGTGAGTCTAAAAGACTCAAAGCGGTATCCACTGCTCCATTGCTAGAAAAGGTAGATGCTATTGCATACCCACATAATAATATGGGTGAAAACTACATGCATGTTTCCTTTCCTAATCAATTATATGAAACGAAGAAACCTTGTAATGTTACAACACACTTTCCTGAATCCATTGAAAAACTAGATTATTCTTATAGTAATCTAAGTTCAGTTGGCAGCTGTAGTGTAATAAGCGGTAGTGCAAATGAGTTTTATGGTGTTACATTAGCAGGTGCTTGCCAAGATGATGAAGACACCCTTCGCAGTGATGCAGAATCTCTAAATGTTGAGGATATGGAAGAGTCTTATGGTGATATGTTTCCAGATCCACGCCCAAGGGACGAATGTACCATATCCACTGATGAAGCAGAATCACTAGATGTGGACGAAGAATGCGCCATTCTTCCAAAAGAGGTTGTAGAAGAAAGAATCCATAG GGCTAGTGTACGAGGCTTGCATGCCTTGCTTCCAATGGCTAAATATGATGCTAG GCATGCTTAG
- the LOC123897254 gene encoding uncharacterized protein LOC123897254 isoform X1 yields the protein MRLVKGSKVEILVNTHVLGVEWHGARIVSGNGHTYEVEYDSSSATDKALSTRVPRKAIRPCPPAMENIGSWRVNDIVEVWNAGCWKEATVLKYITGEFFLVRLKGSCTELKVHEDNMRICQSWLNGQWIISPKGPTKSGVVNFSRNLISNNYKAMPEVQHTKDVWSPGLDASCLHQPSPSTLKRMLSHGSLHIEEYPRKKRVVVTMGESKRLKAVSTAPLLEKVDAIAYPHNNMGENYMHVSFPNQLYETKKPCNVTTHFPESIEKLDYSYSNLSSVGSCSVISGSANEFYGVTLAGACQDDEDTLRSDAESLNVEDMEESYGDMFPDPRPRDECTISTDEAESLDVDEECAILPKEVVEERIHRLELNAYNCTLEAMYASGPLSWEKEELLTNLRISLNISNDEHLSGIKYLVSADQNF from the exons ATGAGATTAGTAAAAGGAAGTAAAGTGGAGATCCTTGTCAATACTCATGTACTTGGAGTGGAATGGCATGGTGCCCGTATTGTTTCCGGTAACGGGCACACTTATGAAGTTGAGTATGACTCTTCTAGTGCGACCGATAAGGCTCTTTCGACGAGAGTTCCAAGGAAAGCTATTAGACCATGCCCCCCTGCTATGGAAAATATTGGGAGTTGGAGAGTTAATGATATTGTGGAAGTATGGAATGCTGGCTGTTGGAAAGAAGCTACTGTATTGAAGTACATAACTGGAGAATTCTTTTTGGTAAGGTTGAAAGGATCTTGCACAGAGCTGAAGGTCCACGAAGATAACATGAGGATATGCCAATCATGGCTAAATGGTCAATGGATCATAAGTCCAAAG GGACCAACCAAGTCAGGAGTTGTGAATTTCAGCCGGAATTTAATTTCAAACAACTATAAGGCGATGCCCGAAGTTCAGCACACTAAAGATGTTTGGTCACCAGGATTGGATGCCAGCTGTCTCCATCAACCCTCACCTTCAACATTGAAAAGAATGCTGTCTCATGGCTCACTTCATATTGAGGAATATCCCAGAAAAAAGAGGGTTGTTGTGACTATGGGTGAGTCTAAAAGACTCAAAGCGGTATCCACTGCTCCATTGCTAGAAAAGGTAGATGCTATTGCATACCCACATAATAATATGGGTGAAAACTACATGCATGTTTCCTTTCCTAATCAATTATATGAAACGAAGAAACCTTGTAATGTTACAACACACTTTCCTGAATCCATTGAAAAACTAGATTATTCTTATAGTAATCTAAGTTCAGTTGGCAGCTGTAGTGTAATAAGCGGTAGTGCAAATGAGTTTTATGGTGTTACATTAGCAGGTGCTTGCCAAGATGATGAAGACACCCTTCGCAGTGATGCAGAATCTCTAAATGTTGAGGATATGGAAGAGTCTTATGGTGATATGTTTCCAGATCCACGCCCAAGGGACGAATGTACCATATCCACTGATGAAGCAGAATCACTAGATGTGGACGAAGAATGCGCCATTCTTCCAAAAGAGGTTGTAGAAGAAAGAATCCATAGGTTAGAGTTGAATGCTTATAACTGTACCTTAGAGGCAATGTATGCTTCTGGCCCTTTAAGTTGGGAAAAGGAAGAATTATTGACTAATCTTCGTATTTCACTCAATATCTCAAACGATGAACACTTGAGCGGGATAAAGTACTTAGTTTCGGCTGATCagaatttttaa